The following are encoded in a window of Mumia flava genomic DNA:
- a CDS encoding type I restriction endonuclease subunit R, protein MVMSEAEWEDLAMEDLAELDWATGTGQEIAPGSGERDSWDELVIRPRFLAALQRLNPEVPQPYLQQAAADIVAARSQDAITENQRLHEYLVHGYRGITYVDADGRETTPTIQLLAADPGHNDWLAVRQVKIVRGEHDRRFDVVLYCNGLPVSIIELKKAGDAHTGLAGAHAQLQTYLREFPLAFRFCLFVLVSDGITAAYGTPFTPLHHFAPWNVDDDGAPVGEGSRSLAPLAPRPAEGGSLAPRPAEGGALAPRPAESTDVALQTALYGLYNQERFGQLMRSYTAFDETDEGLVKRIAKPHQYFAVTKAVAATVAALDSNGKAGVVWHTQGSGKSMEMELYAALTLRHPRLLNPTIVVITDRRELDGQLYESFQKSLLLPEKPRQIRKRSELRDELSGRTTGGIYFTTLQKFGRSRDERDAGVDHPLLSDRRNIIVVVDEAHRSHYDDLDGYARHLRDALPRATLIAFTGTPISFDDRNTQAVFGDYIDIYDLTRAVEDGATVPVTFEPRLIKVDYATDVTTEQIDLAADEATIGLDDAERARIEQSVAVVNAVYGAPERIDALAEDIVAHWERRRDAMRPYIESPGKALIVGATRRICADLYDAIVKLRPTWHSDELDQGVIKVVYSGTASDEPPISNHVRRDSFNKVIKNRLKDADDPLEIVIVKDMMLTGYDSPPLHTLYLDRPLKGALLMQTLARVNRTYRGKPDGLLVAYAPLVDNLQAALAEYTQADRETKPVGRNVDEAVSLVQTLVDRIRGMLADHNWKATLESGGRRAYLAAAQSTVNYLRSPATPGNQVAEGEESLADRYRRASAQLARAWALAGGAQTLSELRPEIAFYEEVRVWMAKYDAEDRRSRGEPVPDEIRRLLANLIATSTASGETLDIYEAAGMPRPTLDQLGPAFADQAKDARNPQLAIEALRALVAEESRKATSHNQVRARAFSARVDELMRKYTNSQLTAAEVIAELVALAKEVADEADRGRHFDPPLDTDELAFYDAVAENESAVREQGEDVLAQIARDLVGVMRRDVRTDWTVRDDVRAKLRSSIKRLLVRHGYPPDKQPAAISLVMEQMEAMAPRYAQSSE, encoded by the coding sequence ATGGTGATGTCGGAGGCCGAGTGGGAAGACCTCGCGATGGAGGATCTTGCCGAGCTCGACTGGGCGACCGGGACCGGACAGGAGATTGCGCCGGGGTCGGGGGAGCGTGACTCGTGGGACGAGCTCGTGATCCGCCCGCGGTTCCTCGCAGCGCTCCAGCGGCTCAACCCTGAGGTCCCGCAGCCGTACCTCCAGCAGGCCGCGGCCGACATCGTCGCCGCGAGGTCGCAGGATGCGATCACCGAGAACCAGCGACTCCACGAGTACCTCGTCCACGGCTACCGCGGCATCACCTACGTCGACGCCGACGGGCGCGAGACGACCCCGACGATCCAGCTCCTCGCGGCCGACCCGGGTCACAACGACTGGCTCGCCGTCCGCCAGGTGAAGATCGTGCGCGGGGAACATGACCGCCGCTTCGACGTCGTCTTGTACTGCAACGGCCTGCCGGTCTCGATCATCGAGCTGAAGAAGGCCGGCGACGCCCACACCGGTCTCGCGGGCGCACACGCCCAGCTCCAGACGTACCTCCGCGAGTTCCCGCTGGCGTTCCGGTTCTGCTTGTTCGTGTTGGTCTCCGACGGCATCACCGCCGCGTACGGGACACCCTTCACACCGCTGCATCACTTCGCGCCGTGGAACGTCGACGACGACGGGGCGCCGGTGGGGGAGGGGTCTCGATCGCTCGCTCCGCTCGCGCCTCGACCAGCGGAGGGAGGTTCGCTCGCGCCTCGACCGGCGGAAGGAGGGGCGCTCGCGCCTCGACCAGCGGAGAGCACCGACGTCGCGCTGCAGACGGCGCTGTACGGCCTGTACAACCAGGAGCGGTTCGGCCAGCTGATGCGGAGCTACACCGCATTCGACGAGACCGACGAAGGACTCGTCAAGCGGATCGCGAAGCCGCACCAGTACTTCGCGGTCACCAAGGCGGTCGCCGCCACGGTCGCCGCGCTCGACAGCAACGGCAAGGCCGGCGTCGTCTGGCACACGCAGGGCTCCGGCAAGTCGATGGAGATGGAGCTGTACGCCGCGCTCACCCTGCGACACCCACGCCTGCTGAACCCGACGATCGTCGTCATCACCGACCGTCGGGAGCTCGACGGTCAGCTCTACGAGAGCTTCCAGAAGAGCCTGCTGCTCCCCGAGAAGCCCCGCCAGATCCGCAAGCGCAGCGAGCTGCGCGACGAGCTGTCGGGCCGTACGACCGGGGGCATCTACTTCACGACGCTCCAGAAGTTCGGACGAAGCCGCGACGAGCGGGACGCGGGCGTAGACCACCCGCTCTTGTCGGATCGCCGCAACATCATTGTGGTCGTCGACGAGGCGCACCGCAGTCACTACGACGACCTGGACGGGTACGCGCGGCACCTCCGCGACGCCTTGCCGCGCGCGACGCTGATCGCGTTCACCGGGACGCCGATCTCGTTCGACGACCGCAACACCCAGGCCGTCTTCGGCGACTACATCGACATCTACGACCTGACGCGTGCCGTCGAGGACGGCGCAACGGTCCCCGTCACGTTCGAGCCGCGACTGATCAAGGTCGACTACGCCACCGACGTCACGACCGAGCAGATCGATCTGGCCGCCGACGAGGCCACGATCGGGCTCGACGACGCCGAACGGGCGCGGATCGAGCAGAGCGTCGCCGTCGTCAACGCGGTGTACGGGGCGCCGGAGCGGATCGACGCACTCGCCGAGGACATCGTCGCGCACTGGGAACGACGTCGGGACGCGATGCGCCCGTACATCGAGTCCCCGGGCAAGGCCCTGATCGTCGGCGCGACACGGCGGATCTGCGCCGACCTGTACGACGCGATCGTGAAGCTGCGTCCGACATGGCACTCCGACGAGCTCGACCAGGGTGTCATCAAGGTCGTCTACTCCGGGACCGCGAGCGACGAGCCGCCGATCTCGAACCACGTGCGCCGCGACTCGTTCAACAAGGTGATCAAGAACCGGCTCAAGGACGCCGACGATCCGCTCGAGATCGTGATCGTGAAGGACATGATGCTGACCGGCTACGACTCGCCGCCACTGCACACGCTCTACCTGGACCGTCCGCTCAAGGGCGCGCTCCTGATGCAGACGTTGGCACGCGTGAACCGCACGTACCGCGGCAAGCCGGACGGCCTGCTGGTCGCCTACGCGCCGCTCGTCGACAACCTCCAGGCCGCACTCGCCGAGTACACACAGGCCGATCGCGAGACCAAGCCGGTGGGGCGCAACGTGGACGAGGCCGTCTCGCTGGTGCAGACGTTGGTGGACCGGATCCGCGGGATGCTCGCCGACCACAACTGGAAGGCGACCCTGGAGTCGGGCGGCAGGCGCGCGTACCTCGCGGCTGCCCAGAGCACGGTCAACTACCTGCGCAGTCCCGCGACCCCGGGCAACCAGGTCGCCGAAGGGGAGGAGAGCCTCGCCGACCGGTATCGCCGTGCATCTGCGCAGCTCGCCCGCGCGTGGGCGCTCGCCGGGGGAGCGCAGACCCTGTCCGAGCTGCGGCCCGAGATCGCCTTCTACGAGGAGGTCCGGGTGTGGATGGCGAAGTACGACGCCGAGGACCGTCGGTCCCGCGGAGAGCCGGTGCCGGACGAGATCCGCCGGCTGCTCGCCAATCTGATCGCGACCTCGACTGCGTCCGGGGAGACGCTCGACATCTACGAGGCCGCGGGGATGCCGCGCCCGACGCTGGATCAGCTCGGCCCTGCGTTCGCCGACCAGGCGAAGGACGCCCGCAACCCGCAGCTGGCGATCGAGGCCCTGCGTGCGCTCGTCGCCGAGGAGTCCCGGAAGGCCACGTCGCACAACCAGGTGCGCGCCCGCGCGTTCTCCGCCCGCGTCGACGAGCTGATGCGCAAGTACACCAACTCCCAGCTCACCGCAGCCGAGGTGATCGCGGAGCTCGTGGCGCTGGCCAAGGAGGTCGCCGACGAAGCCGACCGGGGGCGCCACTTCGACCCGCCTCTCGACACCGACGAGCTCGCTTTCTACGACGCGGTCGCCGAGAACGAGTCGGCGGTCCGCGAGCAGGGCGAGGACGTGCTCGCGCAGATCGCACGCGACCTCGTCGGCGTGATGCGCCGCGACGTCCGTACGGACTGGACCGTGCGCGACGACGTCCGGGCCAAGCTGCGGTCGTCGATCAAGCGGCTGCTCGTGCGGCACGGCTACCCGCCGGACAAGCAGCCGGCTGCGATCTCGCTCGTGATGGAGCAGATGGAGGCGATGGCGCCGCGCTACGCACAGTCGAGCGAGTAG
- a CDS encoding DUF4411 family protein, producing MAYLLDANVFIQAKNLHYGMDFAPGFWDWIVQAHDAGVVLSIEKVGDELKAGGDDLATWATGRPATFFEPADATDSASLTAVATWVAGMGYEPSAVNTFLQVADFYLVAQALAGEHVVVTHEVFSPSLKKIKIPNACIGVGVKHVTTYEMLRIEKARLVLGPRA from the coding sequence ATGGCCTACCTTCTCGACGCCAACGTCTTCATCCAAGCGAAGAACCTTCACTACGGCATGGACTTCGCGCCCGGCTTCTGGGATTGGATCGTCCAGGCCCACGATGCAGGAGTGGTGCTCTCCATCGAGAAGGTTGGTGACGAGCTGAAGGCCGGTGGCGACGACCTTGCCACCTGGGCCACCGGGCGACCCGCGACGTTCTTCGAGCCTGCGGACGCTACGGACAGCGCGAGTCTGACCGCCGTCGCGACCTGGGTGGCCGGGATGGGCTACGAACCATCGGCGGTCAACACGTTCCTCCAGGTCGCAGACTTCTACCTCGTGGCTCAGGCTCTCGCAGGCGAGCACGTTGTCGTCACCCACGAGGTGTTCTCGCCATCACTTAAGAAGATCAAGATCCCCAATGCGTGCATCGGCGTCGGCGTCAAGCACGTCACGACCTACGAGATGCTCCGCATCGAGAAGGCACGACTGGTTCTGGGCCCGCGAGCCTAG
- a CDS encoding ImmA/IrrE family metallo-endopeptidase — MSATVAVTGDLLAWASERSGLPAEDLARKFPKLSEWVSGTTHPTLKQLERFAKTTHTPFGYLFLPEPPDEPLPVQDFRTRGGRAVQHASPDLLDTIYACEARQEWYRDFAVIYGEDEVEIVGSLTIDVDPAEAGARLRETLAYQVGSRGPSWSEAFRRLSEHAEDLGILVMVSGIVGSNTHRPLDPDEFGGFALVDRLAPVVFVNGADSKAAQIFTLAHELAHVWLGGSALDDADPTSIGTQAAEQWCNAVAGELLVPASSLTQRDLGALDSAELDAFAAEFRVSTLVVLRRLLDLGSIGRAFYWSRYEAERARLADLRLASSRGGGGNFYNTQPVRTSKRFTRALIADTLEGRTLYRDAFRMLGFKKEAAFEELARRMGVA; from the coding sequence GTGAGCGCAACAGTGGCTGTGACCGGCGACCTGCTGGCGTGGGCCAGTGAACGTTCTGGCTTGCCCGCCGAAGATCTCGCGCGCAAGTTTCCGAAGCTGAGCGAGTGGGTGTCCGGCACCACCCACCCCACGCTGAAGCAGCTGGAGAGGTTCGCCAAGACCACCCACACGCCATTCGGCTATCTGTTTCTCCCCGAGCCCCCCGACGAACCGCTGCCCGTCCAGGACTTTCGGACCCGGGGAGGGCGGGCTGTGCAGCACGCGAGCCCCGATCTGCTCGACACCATCTACGCGTGCGAGGCCCGCCAGGAGTGGTATCGCGACTTCGCGGTGATCTATGGCGAGGATGAAGTCGAGATCGTCGGTTCTCTGACCATCGATGTGGATCCGGCCGAGGCAGGCGCTCGACTTCGCGAGACCCTCGCCTACCAGGTGGGAAGCCGCGGACCTTCCTGGAGCGAGGCCTTCCGACGCTTGAGCGAGCATGCAGAGGACCTCGGCATCCTCGTCATGGTCAGCGGCATCGTGGGAAGCAATACCCACCGGCCACTCGACCCCGACGAGTTCGGCGGCTTCGCGCTCGTCGACCGCTTGGCTCCGGTGGTGTTCGTCAACGGTGCCGACAGTAAAGCTGCTCAGATCTTCACCCTCGCCCACGAGCTCGCCCACGTGTGGCTCGGCGGCTCCGCCCTCGACGACGCAGATCCAACTTCGATCGGCACGCAAGCCGCTGAGCAGTGGTGCAATGCGGTCGCGGGTGAGTTGCTCGTGCCCGCGTCTTCTCTCACCCAGCGGGATCTCGGCGCGCTCGACTCTGCAGAGCTCGATGCTTTCGCGGCCGAGTTTCGGGTGAGCACCCTCGTCGTCCTCCGTCGGCTGCTTGACCTCGGGAGCATCGGTCGGGCGTTCTACTGGAGCCGCTACGAAGCCGAGCGCGCCCGACTCGCCGACCTCAGGTTGGCGTCCTCCAGAGGCGGAGGAGGGAACTTCTACAACACCCAGCCCGTGCGTACGAGCAAGCGATTCACCCGTGCGCTCATCGCAGACACGCTCGAAGGTCGGACCCTCTACCGCGATGCCTTCCGGATGCTCGGATTCAAGAAGGAAGCGGCGTTCGAGGAGCTCGCTCGTCGAATGGGCGTTGCCTGA
- a CDS encoding helix-turn-helix domain-containing protein — MAISGRLGRLREDAHLSQRALAEASGISQPTLSRIESGAREPHLGEQLALSAALGLTLDQLRGTSPVAERVTCAARATGDATMTTLRDKLVEYLELADYLADQAIPEPT; from the coding sequence ATGGCGATCTCTGGACGTTTAGGCAGGCTGCGCGAGGATGCGCATCTCTCGCAACGCGCGCTGGCGGAGGCCTCCGGTATCTCCCAACCGACGCTTTCGCGGATCGAAAGCGGAGCCCGCGAGCCGCACCTCGGCGAGCAACTGGCACTCTCGGCAGCCCTCGGGCTCACGCTCGACCAGCTCCGCGGCACCTCTCCGGTCGCCGAGCGGGTGACGTGCGCGGCGCGTGCGACGGGCGACGCCACGATGACGACCCTGCGCGACAAGCTCGTCGAGTATCTGGAGCTTGCCGACTACCTCGCCGATCAGGCGATTCCCGAGCCCACGTGA
- a CDS encoding ImmA/IrrE family metallo-endopeptidase gives MSNEHDGRLLAQQFRDESELGNAPIRDLIDLVDSRCGVDVAIVPAEADEHGMTVSDPQRRLRMIAVATTTRPMRQRSTIAHELGHVLADDCAPAAGNGWAERSDEEIRADAFARHLLVPITALKGRFPESRPLTEADLSYVVRIFGASPMIAAIQLYGAGLIDDRTKSSWKLLTTPALASRFGWRDEYTALQAESRTPRPPRRLTAWATEGYIEGVVSIETVARVRGLSTDEVRAEFADARIEPRPAVPPGAPLSAFSRDVDLSELDDDG, from the coding sequence GTGAGCAACGAGCACGACGGGCGCCTGCTCGCCCAGCAGTTCCGGGATGAGAGCGAGCTTGGGAACGCCCCGATTCGCGACCTGATCGACCTCGTGGACTCGAGGTGCGGTGTGGACGTCGCGATCGTTCCGGCTGAGGCTGACGAGCACGGTATGACCGTGTCAGACCCACAGCGGCGCCTTCGGATGATCGCAGTCGCGACGACGACGAGACCTATGCGACAGCGAAGCACGATCGCACACGAACTCGGTCATGTTCTCGCTGACGACTGTGCACCCGCCGCCGGGAACGGCTGGGCGGAACGCAGCGACGAGGAAATCCGGGCGGACGCGTTTGCGCGGCACCTCTTGGTCCCGATCACCGCGCTTAAGGGCCGCTTTCCCGAATCGCGACCGCTGACGGAGGCCGACCTGTCGTACGTCGTCCGGATCTTCGGCGCATCGCCGATGATCGCGGCGATTCAACTCTACGGCGCCGGCCTCATCGACGACCGAACGAAGAGCAGTTGGAAATTGCTCACCACCCCGGCGCTGGCCAGCCGGTTTGGGTGGCGTGACGAGTACACCGCCCTCCAAGCAGAGTCGCGGACACCGCGGCCTCCCCGCCGACTCACCGCCTGGGCTACTGAGGGATACATCGAGGGCGTGGTGTCGATCGAGACCGTCGCACGAGTTCGCGGGCTCTCGACCGACGAGGTCCGAGCCGAGTTCGCCGACGCCAGGATCGAGCCTCGGCCTGCCGTTCCACCCGGGGCTCCCCTGAGCGCATTCAGTCGCGATGTCGACCTGAGTGAGTTGGATGACGATGGGTGA
- a CDS encoding helix-turn-helix domain-containing protein: MTLRDRITSVPDGARDLAAARLRCEALKLLHQALEESGMSKTELAAKLGVRKSAVTQVFRGDGNVRVNTLADYLWALGRDADLSLAQRADIPEPLDRS; this comes from the coding sequence ATGACCCTCCGCGACAGGATCACGTCGGTCCCTGACGGCGCCCGAGATCTCGCTGCGGCACGCCTCAGGTGCGAAGCCCTGAAGCTGCTCCATCAGGCTCTGGAAGAGAGCGGCATGTCGAAGACCGAGCTGGCGGCAAAGCTGGGCGTTCGGAAGTCCGCGGTCACTCAGGTGTTCCGCGGGGACGGCAACGTGCGAGTGAACACGCTCGCCGACTACCTCTGGGCGCTCGGTCGAGACGCCGACCTGTCACTTGCGCAACGGGCCGACATTCCGGAGCCGCTGGACCGTTCATGA
- a CDS encoding GIY-YIG nuclease family protein, with translation MAGKQVRLFLADGTAGGLTTAEIINWTGKIVQAPRSDLGVVLRRDEAARTGAYLLLGDDPEAVGGLRCYVGEADVIGARLREHASGRGKDFWDRAVLILSKDENLTKAHARYLEARLIALASDAARCTLENGTTPDPPRLPEADVSDMDEFIAYLKIVLPVLGVNVLRGRKALGGSAEAEPVASSIPRSPLFTLTVPRAGVEARAQEIDGEFTLLAGSLVASSIRAKASYASSTAAAYAGYEAIHKKLREDGAIDATVTPATVTRDIPFGSPSTAGAIATGRSCNGRQSWIAEDGATYGEWERRGLVEP, from the coding sequence ATGGCGGGGAAGCAGGTCCGGCTCTTCCTGGCGGACGGCACAGCCGGTGGGCTCACGACCGCCGAGATCATCAACTGGACCGGGAAGATCGTGCAGGCGCCGCGATCCGACCTCGGCGTTGTCCTGAGACGCGACGAAGCCGCGCGAACCGGCGCGTACCTCCTGCTCGGCGATGATCCCGAGGCGGTCGGAGGGCTGCGGTGCTACGTCGGCGAGGCGGACGTGATCGGCGCCAGGTTGCGCGAGCACGCGAGCGGTCGCGGCAAGGACTTCTGGGATCGTGCCGTTCTGATCTTGTCGAAGGACGAGAACCTCACCAAGGCCCACGCCCGTTATCTCGAAGCTCGTCTCATCGCCCTCGCGTCTGATGCTGCGCGATGCACGCTCGAGAACGGGACCACACCAGACCCTCCCCGGCTTCCCGAGGCCGACGTCTCGGACATGGACGAGTTCATTGCGTACCTGAAGATCGTCCTGCCGGTCCTCGGCGTCAACGTGCTGCGCGGCCGAAAGGCGCTCGGCGGTAGCGCGGAGGCTGAGCCCGTCGCGAGCTCCATCCCGCGCTCGCCGCTCTTCACCCTGACGGTGCCGCGCGCAGGGGTCGAGGCGCGGGCCCAGGAGATCGACGGCGAGTTCACTCTCCTGGCGGGCTCCCTGGTTGCTTCGTCCATCCGAGCCAAGGCCTCGTATGCATCCTCGACCGCGGCCGCGTACGCGGGGTACGAAGCGATTCACAAGAAGCTCCGCGAAGACGGCGCGATTGATGCGACAGTGACCCCTGCCACGGTGACCCGCGACATCCCCTTCGGCTCGCCGTCGACGGCGGGCGCGATCGCTACTGGGCGCTCCTGCAACGGGCGGCAGTCGTGGATCGCCGAGGACGGTGCCACCTACGGTGAATGGGAACGTCGCGGCCTTGTCGAGCCATGA
- a CDS encoding restriction endonuclease subunit S: MREVKAGWSTVELCSLLRDGQATYGIVQPGAHDEQGVPILRVKDLRGGAINAGDPLRVANGIEAKHDRTRLGGGEVLVSLVGTVGEVAVVPDSLRGWNVARAIAVLRPAHVVTRWLAYALQAPAVQTQLHSALNTTVQATLNLSDLKRLRLAVPPLPEQQAIAEVLGALDDKIAANTTVAATADSVASAQFDRQVQHANLGPATFGDVAEVGGGGTPKTKIEEYWGGDVRWATPTDVTGLVGPYLFDTARRITESGLGACSSKLYPAGSILMTSRATIGAFAIAEHPTSVNQGFIVVQPHDPDVSMWIFHEMRSRVDDFVAHANGATFLELSRGRFKLLPVRLADNSTMHAFQTYAAGLHERASSAIEENRTLAELRDTLLPQLMSGRLRVRDAIQQVEEVV, translated from the coding sequence GTGAGGGAGGTGAAGGCAGGCTGGTCGACAGTAGAACTCTGTAGCCTTCTTCGCGACGGGCAGGCTACCTACGGGATCGTCCAACCCGGAGCACACGACGAACAAGGTGTTCCGATCTTGCGGGTGAAGGACCTTCGGGGCGGAGCCATAAACGCTGGGGACCCCCTAAGAGTTGCGAATGGTATTGAGGCAAAGCACGACCGAACGAGGCTTGGCGGTGGTGAGGTTTTGGTCTCACTCGTCGGCACCGTGGGGGAAGTCGCAGTAGTGCCCGACTCGCTCCGAGGGTGGAACGTAGCGCGTGCGATTGCCGTGCTGCGTCCTGCGCATGTCGTGACGAGATGGCTTGCGTACGCGCTGCAGGCTCCCGCGGTTCAGACCCAGCTTCATTCTGCGCTCAACACGACAGTGCAGGCGACACTCAACCTCTCGGACCTTAAGCGGCTTCGTCTGGCTGTCCCACCCCTCCCCGAGCAGCAGGCGATCGCTGAGGTGCTCGGCGCCCTCGACGACAAGATCGCCGCCAACACCACCGTCGCTGCTACAGCGGACTCAGTCGCTTCCGCGCAGTTCGATAGGCAGGTGCAACATGCGAACTTGGGCCCCGCGACCTTTGGCGACGTGGCCGAGGTGGGTGGAGGTGGTACGCCGAAGACGAAGATCGAGGAGTACTGGGGCGGGGACGTCCGATGGGCAACGCCTACTGACGTCACAGGGCTCGTGGGCCCGTACCTGTTCGACACGGCACGGAGGATTACCGAGAGCGGGCTCGGCGCGTGTTCATCGAAGCTGTACCCCGCAGGCTCGATCCTCATGACGTCACGAGCGACGATCGGTGCGTTCGCAATTGCGGAGCACCCCACGAGCGTCAATCAAGGCTTCATCGTCGTGCAGCCCCATGACCCGGACGTGTCGATGTGGATCTTCCACGAGATGCGTTCCCGCGTCGATGACTTCGTCGCCCACGCAAATGGCGCAACGTTCCTCGAGTTGAGCAGGGGGCGGTTCAAGCTTCTCCCCGTCCGGCTCGCAGACAACTCGACGATGCACGCGTTTCAGACGTACGCGGCTGGGCTGCACGAGCGCGCGTCCTCTGCGATCGAAGAGAACCGCACCCTCGCCGAACTGCGAGACACGTTGTTGCCTCAGCTGATGTCGGGCCGCCTCCGCGTGCGCGACGCGATCCAGCAAGTCGAGGAGGTCGTCTGA
- a CDS encoding type I restriction-modification system subunit M, which translates to MAKKRAATPSAPSTVKELQDLLWKAADKLRGSMDAAQYKDVVLGLVFLKYVSDAFDERRIALAAELEAEGLDEDQVAQLIDDTDEYTGHGVFWVPESARWGYLAQNAKGLAPSGGVLGKPVGQLIDEAMDALMRGNDSLNGTLPTIYNKDNVDQKRLGELIDLLNGARFHGDGATKARDLLGEVYEYFLERFARAEGKRGGEFYTPKSVVRVLVEVLEPSSGRVYDPCCGSGGMFVQTEKFLEAHDRDRTAISVYGQEFNERTWKMAKMNLAIHGLAANLGSRWQDTFARDIHPDLSGANGADVVMANPPFNIKDWVRNEDDARWRYGVPPATNANYAWIQHILSKLAPDGRAGVVMANGSMSSNSGGEGKIRAQLVEADLVSCMVALPTQLFRSTGIPVCVWFFAKDKAPGRQGAVDRSGEVLFIDARELGYLVDRAERWLSDDDIARIADTYHAWRGTRSATERGIAYEDVPGFCKSASLADIKTADYALTPGRYVGAAEVEDDGEPIEEKIARLTKELEAQFDESARLAAVVREQLGRVS; encoded by the coding sequence ATGGCGAAGAAGCGAGCGGCGACGCCGAGTGCACCGTCGACGGTCAAGGAGCTGCAGGATCTGCTCTGGAAGGCGGCCGACAAGCTACGCGGTTCGATGGACGCCGCGCAGTACAAGGACGTCGTCCTCGGGCTGGTGTTCCTGAAGTACGTCTCCGACGCGTTCGACGAGCGGCGGATCGCGCTCGCTGCCGAGCTGGAGGCCGAGGGTCTCGACGAGGACCAGGTCGCGCAGCTGATCGACGACACCGACGAGTACACGGGGCACGGCGTGTTCTGGGTGCCGGAGTCGGCCCGATGGGGCTACCTCGCGCAGAACGCGAAGGGCCTGGCGCCGTCCGGCGGTGTGCTTGGCAAGCCCGTCGGTCAGCTCATCGACGAGGCCATGGATGCGCTGATGCGCGGCAACGACTCGCTCAACGGCACGCTCCCCACGATCTACAACAAGGACAACGTCGACCAGAAGCGGCTCGGCGAGCTGATCGACCTGCTCAACGGCGCGCGCTTCCATGGGGACGGCGCGACCAAGGCGCGGGACCTGCTGGGGGAGGTGTACGAGTACTTCCTCGAGCGGTTCGCCCGGGCGGAGGGCAAGCGTGGCGGCGAGTTCTACACGCCCAAGTCGGTCGTGCGAGTCCTCGTCGAGGTGCTGGAGCCGAGCAGCGGCCGGGTGTACGACCCGTGCTGTGGGTCCGGCGGCATGTTCGTGCAGACCGAGAAGTTCCTCGAGGCGCACGACCGCGACCGGACGGCGATCTCGGTCTACGGGCAGGAGTTCAACGAGCGCACCTGGAAGATGGCGAAGATGAACCTCGCCATCCACGGGCTCGCGGCCAACCTCGGCTCGCGGTGGCAGGACACCTTCGCGCGCGACATCCACCCGGACCTGAGCGGGGCGAACGGCGCCGACGTCGTGATGGCGAACCCGCCGTTCAACATCAAGGACTGGGTGCGCAACGAGGACGACGCACGCTGGCGGTACGGCGTGCCGCCGGCGACCAACGCGAACTACGCGTGGATCCAGCACATCCTGTCCAAGCTCGCTCCGGACGGCCGAGCCGGCGTCGTGATGGCGAACGGGTCGATGTCCTCGAACTCCGGTGGCGAGGGCAAGATCCGCGCCCAGCTCGTCGAAGCGGATCTTGTGTCCTGCATGGTTGCGCTGCCGACACAGCTGTTCCGCAGCACCGGCATCCCGGTGTGCGTGTGGTTCTTCGCGAAGGACAAGGCCCCCGGGCGGCAGGGTGCGGTCGACCGCAGTGGCGAGGTGCTCTTCATCGATGCGCGCGAGCTGGGGTACTTGGTCGATCGCGCCGAGCGCTGGCTGTCCGACGACGACATCGCCCGGATCGCCGACACCTACCACGCTTGGCGGGGGACGCGGTCGGCCACTGAGCGAGGGATCGCGTACGAGGACGTGCCGGGCTTCTGCAAGTCCGCGAGCCTGGCCGACATCAAGACGGCCGACTACGCGCTGACGCCCGGGCGTTATGTCGGGGCTGCGGAGGTCGAGGACGACGGCGAGCCGATCGAGGAGAAGATCGCGCGGCTGACGAAGGAGCTCGAGGCGCAGTTCGACGAGTCCGCCCGCCTGGCAGCGGTCGTCCGCGAGCAGTTGGGACGTGTGTCGTGA